Genomic DNA from Nitrosospira lacus:
GAGTTCGTCACGTTGCTCAACCGTTATCTCCCGTGGAAGACTGACTTCCCAATCCGCGGTGATAAAAGACTTCAACGCAATAGGATCAAAATGCTCGGGGTCGTTCAGCATGAGATAAGCTTTGAGTCCTTCGTATAACAGATCCTGGTCTGCACGACTGCCGCTGGAAAGCAGGCGTTCAATACGTAGCACAAGCTGTGGCAGAAGTGCATCATGCAGTAAATGCTGGTACGTATTGTTCGCTGCGGCCGCCAGTTTGTTGCCCTGATAAAGACCAAATCCCATGGATAACGGTACGGCGTGATTGTCACCGGGAGAAGCGCTGCCTAAATCACGTACCGATTTGAGGACTGGCAGCAAGCTGATGATATCCATGTTTTGCAGGACGGGCAGTTCCTCGACCTGTTGAAAGATTGCGGGTATTTTTTCCCTTCCTTCGGCAAGATAGGCTTTGTTGCGTGAATAACTGACGGTCCATGCGGTTATGGCGCCGAGGGTGATCAGGCCGGCAGTGGCGAATGCTCCCCATTGTAACCATGCGCGTCGGCGTTCCCAACGCAGATTGGTGCCGGCGAGCCCTGCTTCACAGAAAATTACGTCTTTTATCAGTCGTGTGAGGAAGAAGCTCTTGCCACTTGGTTTATTGGGAGCGAGCAGCTTGCGGTCAAGGTGTAGTGCCCGGGCAAGGGTACCCATTACGCGATCGATCGGATTGCCTTCCTGCGTTCCGCTGGTGAAATAGAAGCCCCGCAATAGTGGTTGCTGTTCGAAAGGGGAGGGTGAAAATACCTGGTTCAAGAAATCGCCAAGTACTTCCTTGAGACTGCTGAACTGTTGGGGGAAGGTGTAGAGCAATGCTCGCTTTTGTGTATCCCTTTCCTGCTGCAAGCGGTCGACTAGCCGATCATTCAGTCGCTGCTCCAATGCGGAGAACTCTGCACTGAAATTGGTAAGCGGTAAAGTATCCTGTTTTTCGGTGAACGGAAATGTTGCACCCCAAACCTGAGTCCTTTCCTCTTTACCGTATTCACCGAAAAACTCCATGAAACCGGCAAGTAGATCAGCCTTGGTGACAAGTACATAAAGCGGAAAACGGATATTGAGCCCCGCGTGCAGCTCCTGAATGCGTTTGCGTATTGCGATTGCTTGTGCTTCTCGCTGCGCCGTGGTCTGCTGCAGCAGATCGGTCACACTGATTGTAACGATGACGCCGTTAATCGGCCGCCGGGGACGGTATTTTTTCAGGAGCTGGAGAAAACCCGTCCAGGCCGCGCTATCAGCTTCCCGGTTGCTCTCCTGAGTTGTATAACGCCCGGCTGTATCGAGAAGCACAGCCTCGTTGGTGAACCACCAATCACAGTTGCGTGTGCCGCCAATACCTCGAATGACTTCCTGGCCAAAACGCTCCGCAAACGGAAACTGCAGCCCTGAATTGACGAGCGCTGTGGTCTTTCCCGACCCCGGTGGGCCGATAAAAATATACCAGGGGAGTTCGTAAACGTATTGCTGGCGGGTCAGGAGCGCGAGCAGCGGTTTTTTGGGTTGGCCACCGAGATTGGCCTGTTTCAACACCGCTACGGCTTCCTCGAAACGCTTGCGCAAGACTGCCACTTCTTCAGCACCCGCACTATCGCCTGGTTGTGGCGCAGGCGAGGGATGCCGCAAGAGGCCATCCATTAGCCGTGCATTCAATGTCTTTGCTTTGATGACTTTCCAGGCATGTTTTCCGGCATAGAGAATAATGACAAGTGCCATAATAAACAGCCGTACCGCGCTGGATTCCAGCGGGTGATATTCCGCGATCGCGATTAAGGGCCCGACGAACCAAATCAGCAGCGCGGCCGCAACCAGACCGAGGAATGCCAAGGTCCAACGATTGAATAAAAGTTTAATTACCTTTTTCATCCCCTTTTACCTTTATTCCTGAAGCGGCTGTTGCCGTTTGCCGGTACGGGGGACATATAGCGTGATCTCCACCCGGCGATTGCGTGCGCGATCCGCAGGCGTGTTATTCGAAACGACAGGTTCGGCATCGGCACGGCCTTCCGCAGTCAAGCGGCTTGCCAAGGTTCCTTTTTCGATAAGAAAATGCATGACAGAACGGGCACGGTCTTGCGAAAGATGCCAATTGGAAGGGAATCGCAATGATCGTATCGGCTGATTATCGGTATGACCAGTGACTCTGACTTGCCCCGGCACGGCATTAAGCGCACTTGCGATGCGTGCCAGAATTGGCAAAAAGTGCTCAGAAATTGTCGCGCTGCCTGGGGCGAACAACCCGTCGCCCCGAAGGGTAACTACACTACGTCCCTCTTCATCGCGCACAGCCACCAGTCCTTCCTGAATTTCTGTTGCAAGAAATTCCGCAAGCCGGGGTTCTGCGGCCGGTAATGGTACCGGCTCGGGAACAGGGTACTTGACGCGGATGGACTGTATCTGGGTGAAAATCGGGTCGGAGGCATTATTGAGCTGAAAGCTGAACCACAAGTAAGTGGTCAGCATAATGAGTCCGCATACGGCCGCCAAAACCCATACAGGCAGGAGTGCGAGAATTTTTGCGCGCTTGATAAGTGTGGCGTGCCAATGGGGTGACAGATCACGTTCGTATTCGCCCCGCTCTTTACTCAACAGCTGCGCGAGGCGTTCGCGTAGAGCGTCGAGATGCGCCTTGCCATTTTCGATAACGCGATAGCGGCCTTCGAAACCCAAGGCCAGGCAAATGTACATGAACTCCAGGAGATCACGGTTGGCTTTGGGGTTCTCAGCCAGCTTCGAGAGCAGTTGAAAGAATTTCTCGCCTCCCCATGCCTCGCTGTGGAACATGACAAGCAGGCTTTGTTCGGCCCACACGCCACTGCCCCAAGGCGTGGATGCGGCGGTTTCATCCAGTAGCGTACACAGTGCGTAGCGGGCCGCTATCACTTTTTCGGGCGCCAATCCGGCGGCTTTGGCACGAATTTCGAACGCCTTGATATTCTGCGCAATATAATTGCGCAGACCTGATGGGTCCGCATGCTGCAAAGTAGTACGTAATTGCGGCACGATATTCAGCAACGAATTGGCGGCGGCAATTAATGGATTCAATCCCGCAGCTGTTGTAATTTCGTCTATCTCTCTGGCCGTTCCTGTCGAGCCGGGCGTTTGCCAGATGTTCGTGGACTGGCCTGGCGAAACGGTACGCCCCCCCGGTGAAGGCATTATTACCGTTTTGTCCGCATCCAAAGATGAAAACGGGTCATCCTGACTCATAATGTACATCCGTAAATATATTTATGACGCATGCCTAGGATCCCGGGTAGGGTTTTTAAAAGATCAATAGCAGTAAGGAATCGGTTCTATTTATAGCCTTTCGCTGCATCACTCCCTTATGGCCCAGAATTCAAGTTCAAGTCCGGGGAATTCACCGGCGACATGCATCGCCAAGCCACCGGAGCGTTCCAATTGCTTCCACATTTCACCTCCCCGTTCGAGCTCGAAGTAGCTGAACCCCGCATGGAAGGGTATCTGCCGCGGGGCAACCGGCAAAGAGTTGAGGGGAATGCCGGGCAAAGCCAGATTAACAAGATCTCTAATGCGTTCGACAGAGCCGATTTTAACTTGAGCGGGAAAGCGCGTTCGCAACGCTTCCGCTGGCAACTGGGCATGGACTGCAAGAACGAAGTGGGCGGTTTTAAGAAGTTCCTGGTCAGGAATTACTGCAACCCGTATGCCATATCTACGATCCTGCAGCTCGATTGAAATTGCGTTCTGCTCCAGCACCATGCTTAATGAGCGGCGCAAATCGGTTATGAGGGGCATAAAACAGTGCACCAGCGCGTCATGTTGATATTCCGGATAGGCTGGCGGGCGGCGACTGCCATGGGTGAATGTTGCCAGTTCCCCCGCGAGGCCAAGACATGCGCTGAACAGTCGCTCCGGGTGCAATAGCCGGTGGGTGGAAAAGTTTGCAAACAGGGGCTCGTAGCGATTAATGGTCTGCAGCATAAGAAAATCGGCGACCTCAGCGACTCCGCCACGGCCCGGTTGAGCAACCCGTGAGGCAAGTGTTTCGCCTCGCTGGTGAAGCAGGCCATGCAATTCGCTTACGTATCCCGCCAGCATGAGGTCGCTGCCTACATGGAGCATGGGCGGAATAAATTCCTTCTGCAACACCAGCTGATTGTCAGCACGCCGCTCTGTAATTTGCGCCACATTCAGTGTTGTATAGGCAGCGGTCACGTCACGCTCGCGCATAACCCGCAGGCGAAGCTGCCCCACCTGCAGGAACGCGCTGTTCTGAGAATCGGCATTGGAATCGGCGACTTCCCGCTCTTCGACAGAGAAGCGTGCAAGAGAGTTGTCCTGGAGAGCAGCTGTATCGGTTTCGTCCATCCCCGCTCGGCGCATGGGCAATGCCAGCACAATGAATTCATTCCGGGTATCGACGTCGATATCCAGGGGCAAGGGTGGTACGTCCTCGGAGGGAAAATCGAACGGCGTGCCGTCAGGAAAAATTCCGCGTGCCGCAGTCAGTTGTACCTTTCCGAGGGCTGCTGCGGCAAGGTTGAGCTCCAGGCCGCTGAATCCCCAGCTATAGCCGAGCAGTGGCGCTGCACGGCCTTCAACCAGCCTTTCGACATAGCGGTCATGCTGCTGAAAATGCTGTGGTTGAAGAAACAGTCCCTCAGACCATACAACTTTGTTGTTCCAGGACATCATCTTGCTCCGATACCGGGTATTGAAAGTGAATTTTCCCCGAATGCTTCAATCTGACTGTATTTAAGGTTTCTGGATTTCGTGCAGATTGCCGAGCGGCTGTGGTTTTTGTAACGAAAGTCCACACAAAAATGAACATTCGCCTTCCGCGCCAACCAGGATTCTATTGCCATCAAGCTGGATGACTATCCGCGAGATTTTCTGCTTCGCAGGAATAGCCAGAGATGCCCGCCATTGCGCGTGCTCAAGATCCCGGAATGCAGCAACTGCCGCCACATGCCGGGCATCCGGATGCAAGGGTCTGTCAAGTTCCAGCTTCTCCCCGGGGCGGAGCTGGAATACTTCGGTATTAAGCAATTCTGAACCCAGTATTTTTTGCTCGCTGTCAAAAACAGAGAAGAAATCCGCGGCATTGAAGGCCGCGACGGATTTGAGCTCATACAACTTCACTACCACTGGCGAAGCCCTGCCGTGTGAATCCGGATTCACACTTGGTTTTGCGTGAAGAGAAACTTTAATAATGACCGGCTTTGGCGTGCTGGCGCATCCAGCCAGGAAAAGAAGTGCGATAACGGAAGTAATTTGGGCAAAATGCAATAAGGGTTTCATTCTTTTCTTCCTGCTTAAGAATAAACTTTTATAAGTATAGACAAACTTTGCCAAATTATCCGAACGGGATTAGCACTTCCATTGCTAACTTCAATTTACAACGGAACCAGTCAGTTGTGCTTTAGGGAAACGACTCATACGACGATCGGATCCTGCTACGATTCTTCGTTCCTCAGGGAAAGATTCCGCAATTTCGGCTTTCACGGAGATCGATTTTCATCTACAGTTAAAAGCAGGTGGGGGAGTTCCCAATTTTCTCGGCTACCTTCATTGTAGAATTTGGTGTATCCGGTATGTATCCAGTACTTCGCTAGACTTTTGGTATCTTCAGTCCCGTGAGCATCTTCCTTTTGTTGGATACCGAAAGGTTAATTTTTAACCGTTAAAATAGTTGGTGTTAGGTATTATAAGCATTGATGCAGCATATCTCGGAATTGTGTATCCGAAAATCCGAGCATTCTTATAACCCGGTTGCAAAGAGGACGGTTAGTATGGTCAAGTTACTCTCGGCAGGCGCAACCGACTTGGGACTCCGGCGCGGCAACAACGAGGATGCCTACCTCGCCATGCCTGAACTTGGATTCTTCGCCATCGCGGACGGAATGGGGGGTGAAGCGGCCGGAGAAATCGCCAGCAGGTATTTTATCGAGACGGCGCTTGCTGCTTTCCGCAGCCAGGTTCCTTCTTCGGAAGAAACAAATTATGCATTGGTTCAAAAAGTGTTCAGTTGTTCGAACAAACGTATATTCGAGCATGCAGAACAAAATCCCAATGATTATGGAATGGGATGCACCGGGGACCTTCTCGCGTTTTATCGCGACAAGTATGTGATCGGGCACGTAGGAGATAGCAGGGTTTACCTGTTACGGGATGGCAACCTGCGACAATTGACCAAGGATCATTCCCTGGTGCAACTTCAAGTGGAGCGTGGAATGCTCACTCCGGAGGAGGCAAGAAATCACCCAAGAAAAAACATCCTTCTCCGGGCGCTAGGGACCGATCTGGCGGTCTCCTTCGACATGCTGGAGGGTAGCGGACTGAACGGCGATATATTTCTTTTGTGCTCGGATGGATTGACGGACATGGTGGATGATGCGGCGATTCAGAATACGCTTGTTTCGACGGAAACGATTCAGCAAAAAGTAATGAGCCTGATCCGAACGGCTCTATCGGCCGGAGGCAGAGACAATATTACCGTCATTCTTTGTGAAGTGCGGATGAATGGGGATGGTGGAATCCCGCAGTGACACACTTGACGAGTTTTGCCCCGACGATGTCGTTTATGTGGTTACCGCAGCAGCAGGAATAATATTTTTATGTTCAGTCTACAATTTCTTGGTGAATGGCCGTTGATCAGGCTTGGCCCCTTAACATGTCTGCATGATATAGCGGCAGCCACCACGCAATCTCCATCCAAGGCTGCGCTGCAGCGGTTCCGTGACCCTGTTTGAGTATTTCGTGTAGGAAATATTCCTACATGGACCTCCTGCTATTTCCTACATGTTAATCGGATGGACTCCGGTTTCACGGCGACGCATGACTGCGCACAATGGAGCCTCACATCCAAGGGGGGTAAACATGCAAGCCAACGAACTAACGATGGAAATCAAGGAACTCAATTTGACCTATTTGATGCTGGCCCAGCAGATGGTGCGAGCGGACAAGGATATGGCAATTTTCCGCTTGGGAATCAGTAAGGACATTGCCGAAATATTGGGGGTGCTGACTCCCGGCCAGATTCTCAAGCTATCAAACTCCAACATGATGTTGTGCCGCATACGCTTCGACGACAGCCTGGTGCTCGGCATGCTCGCCAACTACGGCAAAGAGAAGACGATGGTGCAATCCCACGCAGCTATATTGCTGGCAGGTCAGCCAGTTGAAGAAATTTCCTGAATTAACGAATAAAAGGGTAACCATCATGGCGAAAAAGAGCGTGGTGTCAGAAGCCAAAGAGATTCAAGCCGCAATCGAGATGATTGATCTTGGCGCGCGCCTGCAGTTGCTGGAGAGCGAAACCAGCCTGAGCCGCGAGCGGCTTATCAAGCTCTACAAAGAATTGAAAGGTGTCTCCCCCCCCAAGGGAATGCTGCCATTTTCCGCCGACTGGTTTTTGACCTGGCAGCCCAATATTCATTCTTCCGTGTTTGCCGATATTTACCGCTACCTGCTCACGCACGCCGATTGCCGCGGTATCGCCGCCATTATCAAAAGCTATAAGCTTTATCTGGAGCACTGCCAGATGAGCGAAATGGAACCGGCATTGAGCCTGACACGTGCCTGGACCCTGGTGCGGTTCTTCGAAGGCCGCATCCTCCAGACCGCATCCTGCACCCAGTGCGGCGGGCATTTCGTGGTGTATACCCACGATCTCTATAGCCGCTATGTGTGCGGATTGTGCCACACCCCCTCGCGCGCCGGAAAAACCAATAAATCCCGCGCGGCCGCGCTTGCGAGCATTACCGCCACTACAGCCTCCATGGCACCTGCCGCATCCTGAGATCAAGTATTCCTCCTTCACCGGTGGCTGGGTTTCATCCCTCCACCGGTTTTTCTTTTCCGATCCTGCTTAAAGTTTGCCGTATTTTGGCCGTTACACAGATGAATGCTTCATCGTAATAAGCCCGTCACCGTACCAACCATGCATATTCAGGCCAAGGATGTACCGGTGGCTGGTCAAGGTGCAAGTGCAAGCCTTTGCGATCGGAGCAATAACCTAAGTCAGGGGGTATCGGTAAATGCTGGTCATAGTTGGATGTCTCATTGTTCTTGGCTCGGTATTTGGCGGATTTGCGCTTGCCGGTGGCCATCTCGCCGCGCTCTATCAGCCGCTGGAACTGCTGATGATCGGCGGCGCGGCGGTAGGAGCCTTCGTGCTGGGCAATACGGGCAAGGCGCTCAAGGCTACCTTCAAGGCGTTGCCCAAGGTCGCTCAAGGCTCCAGGCATACCAAGGACCTGTACATGGATCTCATGGCATTGCTCTATGACCTCCTTGCAAAAGTGCGCAAGGAAGGGTTGATGTCGATAGAAAGCGATATCGAGAACCCTGCGGAAAGTCCCATCTTTGCCCATTACCCCAACGTTCTGGCCGATCATGAGGCGATCGAATTCATGACAGACTATTTGCGCCTGATGGTGGGTGGCAACCTCAATGCATTCGAGATCGAGAATCTGATGGATAACGAAATCGAAATTCACCATCAAGAGGGTGAAGTGCCAGTGCATTGCATTGCAAAGTTGGGTGACAGCATGCCGGCATTCGGCATCGTTGCGGCGGTGATGGGCGTTATCCATACCATGGCATCGGTGGGCCTGCCACCATCTGAGCTGGGCATTCTGGTTGCCCAGGCGCTGGTAGGCACATTCCTCGGAATTCTGCTTGGATATGGTTTCGTGGGACCGTGCGCTGCCGTGCTGGAACAAAAACTGGAAGAATCCACGAAGATGTTGCAGTGCATCAGGATGACCCTGCTGGCCAGCATAAACGGCTACGCGCCCGCGCTGGCGGTCGAATTCGGCCGCAAGGCTCTGTACTCGACCGAGCGGCCGAATTTTATCGAGCTGGAAGAACGGGTCAGGCAGGCAAAAAACAAATGATTATCCTGAATCCGGTAGTTTGTAGCGAACCCCAGGGATAATGGTTAAGTGGCGCAAAAAAATCTTTATGGATCATAACGCTAATCCGAAAGATGAGCGGCCGGCTGCCGGATTCAGGATTACAGGAATATACATTCATGGCTGACGAAAAACGTACCATCGTCATCAAGAGAATCAAGAAGCATGGCCGCCACCATGGTGGCGCATGGAAGATTGCCTACGCGGATTTTGTTACCGCGATGATGGCATTCTTCCTGCTCATGTGGCTGCTTGGAGCCACCACCCAGGAACAATTGCAAGGTCTTTCCGAGTATTTTCAGACTCCCATCAAAGTTCAGCCAAACAGAGCCAGTGGCAGTGGTGACAGAAGCAGCGTGATCCAGGGCGGCGGCAAGGATACAACGCGGCGCGAGGGGCAAGTGAGGAGGGTGAGTGCAGGACCCGATAATCTCAAGGTGGCGCAGGCCGAGCTGGAGCGGCTTGACAGGCGCAAGCTGGAAGCCCTGAAGGGCCGGCTGGAGCAGTTGATCGAGTCTCATCCGATCATGCGCGACTTCAAGGAACAATTGCTGCTGGATATTACTTCCGAGGGTTTGCGAATCCAGATCGTCGATCACCTGAACCGGCCCATGTTCGCACTCGCCAAGGCCGAGCTGCAACCCTATACCAAGACGATCCTGCAAAAGCTGGGCGGGGTATTGAACGAAGTGCCCAATAAAATTAGTCTCTCAGGTCACACCGATGCAACACCCTATGCGAGCGGCGAGAAGAATTACAGCAACTGGGAGCTTTCTGCCGATCGAGCCAACGCCTCGCGCCGGCAACTGATCATGGGCGGCATGAATGAGCAAAAAATCATGCGTGTGGTAGGTTTGAGCTCGGCGGTACTGTTCGATAAGGACGACGCCACCAATCCCATCAATCGGCGTATCAGTGTTATCGTAATGAGCAACAAGGCGGCGGAGGATCTGAGCAAGGAAGGCGGGGTAACGAAACAGATCAGAAGTAATGCTACGGTGGATACGCATGCCTTGCAGCCCGCCGGCACCAGTTAAAAACCCTCGATAAATCCCGAATCCCATGCGGCCGTGGTGACGCGCCTGTTCAGAGGTTCCGCAGTGCGCACTGACAGCCACTATTCTAAAAGCGGAATTGCGGGGCTAATTTCACTCTTTTCCTTCGATGATTCACTCCTGAAGCGTTTAATAATCACACATGTAACAGATGAGCCGATTATGAACGCACTTGCGGGAGTTTGGAGTGAGCGAAGAGAGTGACCTCGAAAAAACGGAACCTGCATCGCCGCGGAAACTGGAGAAGTCCCGCGACGAAGGCCAGATTCCGCGTTCGCCAGAGCTATCCACATTCGCGGTTCTGATCACCGCTGGCTGCGGCCTTTGGTTGATGGGCGGGCATCTCACCAGCCAGCTTTCCATTTTGATGAGAGATGGAATGAAGGTGCCGCGCGATGCCGGTTTCGATTCCAGTCTGCTTCTCGATCGGTTGTTCGATCAATCCTTCGATATCCTGTTTGCATTCTCTCCTTTCCTGATTTTGATGCTCCTGATGGCGGTGACCGCACCCATGCTGATTTCGGGCTGGCTTTTTAGCTGGAAGTCGCTCGAGCCTAAATTCAACCGGCTCAATCCCATAAGTGGATTGGGCCGCATGTTTTCCCTGAACAGTCTGATCGAACTGACCAAGGCTCTTCTCAAGGCTGCACTGATCGGGGGAGCAGGGGTCTGGACAATCTGGCACAACAAGGAAGCGGTGTTGTCGCTGATTGCCGCTCCGCTTGCCGTGGGCGCCGGCCATATGGGCAACCTGATCGTCATGAGTTTTCTCACCATAGCGGGAACCATGGTGCTGATTGCGGCGGTGGATGTGCCCTTCAAGCTCTGGGATCACTACCGCAAACTCAAGATGACCAAGGAAGAAGTGCGCCAGGAAAACAAGGAGACCGATGGCGATCCACAAATGAAGGCTCGCATCCGTGCCCAGCAGCGTGAGATGGCAAGAAAGCGCATGATGGCCGAGGTTCCCAAAGCCGATGTGATTGTCACTAACCCGACGCATTACTCCGTTGCGCTTAAGTATGAAGATGGCAAGATGCGCGCCCCGCGCGTTGTGGCCAAGGGCTCACATCTGCTGGCCCTGAAGATTCGCGAGATAGGCCAGCAACATCACGTACCACTGCTGGAAGCACCGCCGCTCGCGCGCGCCTTGTATCACCACGCCGAGCTGGGCGATGAGATTCCCCAGACTTTGTATAACGCCGTGGCCGAGGTCCTGGCATATGTCTACCAGTTGCGCCGCCACCGCGAGTACGGCGGGAAGGCGCCCAATCCACCGGATATCCTGGAAGTTCCCGCCGAACTGGACCCAGAAAATACCGCATTCAAATGACATCCGATCTATCCGCGAAAGAACCGACCATTCCATGAACATAATCGCCAAATTCAACAACGTATTCAGCAGCGTGAACGCTCGCAGTCTTACCGGTCCGCTGCTGATACTCATGATTCTCGGCATGATGGTGCTGCCGCTACCGGCTTTTGTGCTGGATATGATGTTTACTTTCAATATTGCGCTTTCCATTATGGTATTGCTGGTCAGTATTCATACGCACAAGCCGCTGGAGTTTGCGGTATTCCCGACTGTGCTGCTACTTACTACCCTATTGCGGCTGTCGCTGAACGTGGCTTCAACCCGCATTGTGCTGATGGAAGGCCATACCGGGCCGGATGCGGCCGGAAAGGTGATCGAGGCGTTCGGTCATTATCTTGTGGGCGGCAACTATACGGTGGGTATTGTTGTGTTCATTATCCTGGTGGTAATCAATTTCATAGTAATCACCAAAGGTGCCGGCCGTATTGCAGAAGTCGCGGCACGTTTTACACTGGATGCGATGCCAGGCAAGCAGATGGCAATCGACGCCGATCTGAACGCTGGCCTGCTGGGCGAAGAAGAGGCCGGCAGGCGCCGTACCGCTATCGCTCAGGAGGCGGAATTCTACGGCTCGATGGATGGCGCCAGCAAGTTTGTTCGGGGCGACGCGATAGCGGGCATCCTGATTCTCTTCATCAATGTGATCGGCGGCCTGCTTGTCGGCGTACTTCAGCACGACCTGGACATGGCCACCGCTGCCAAGACTTACACACTCCTTGCCATCGGGGATGGCCTGGTGGCACAGATCCCTGCGCTCATCATCTCCACCGCAGCAGGCCTGGTAGTGAGCCGCGTAGGCACGGATGAGGATATCAGCGGCCAGCTCGTGAGCCAGCTTTTTTCCAGACCGCAGGTACTGGTCCTTACCGCCGCCATCA
This window encodes:
- the tssM gene encoding type VI secretion system membrane subunit TssM, with product MKKVIKLLFNRWTLAFLGLVAAALLIWFVGPLIAIAEYHPLESSAVRLFIMALVIILYAGKHAWKVIKAKTLNARLMDGLLRHPSPAPQPGDSAGAEEVAVLRKRFEEAVAVLKQANLGGQPKKPLLALLTRQQYVYELPWYIFIGPPGSGKTTALVNSGLQFPFAERFGQEVIRGIGGTRNCDWWFTNEAVLLDTAGRYTTQESNREADSAAWTGFLQLLKKYRPRRPINGVIVTISVTDLLQQTTAQREAQAIAIRKRIQELHAGLNIRFPLYVLVTKADLLAGFMEFFGEYGKEERTQVWGATFPFTEKQDTLPLTNFSAEFSALEQRLNDRLVDRLQQERDTQKRALLYTFPQQFSSLKEVLGDFLNQVFSPSPFEQQPLLRGFYFTSGTQEGNPIDRVMGTLARALHLDRKLLAPNKPSGKSFFLTRLIKDVIFCEAGLAGTNLRWERRRAWLQWGAFATAGLITLGAITAWTVSYSRNKAYLAEGREKIPAIFQQVEELPVLQNMDIISLLPVLKSVRDLGSASPGDNHAVPLSMGFGLYQGNKLAAAANNTYQHLLHDALLPQLVLRIERLLSSGSRADQDLLYEGLKAYLMLNDPEHFDPIALKSFITADWEVSLPREITVEQRDELESHLDNLLSRGPLSSPIPLNEQLIANVRYTVAQTPIAQRSYNRLKQQGIGAEIPAFTIVRAAGPSAPLIFARISGQPLTQGVPGLFSYDGYYKFFSHAAKEVTGQLADEEVWVLGLKEKDRNKWTNPQAQARLMDEVRRLYLEDYAQIWSAFIDDIGLLRFDSLQKSIQSARLLSAADSPLTSLIRAIVKEVTLIDIDEADKTVADKAADKMKTARNKLEMLIGKTGKKIPKAAFESMPERIVDDRFKELRSMVHPAAPGQPAPIDAIPPQINELYILLTATEAAVKGGGAPPPSDVPAKIKADAGRMPEPLRSMLVTLSTGGISQALGETLANLNKSLQATISDFCHKAVDGRYPFVKNSARDVTQDDFARLFAPGGLLDEFFQKNLMQYVDTSTRPWSFRKTGDASMGHASGALQEFRRAQIIRDVFFRSGGRTPGMRLVFKPIEMDASITQFILDVDGQLVKYSHGPQVPMELQWPGPRGSAQVRLQISPASTSGASGQVFEGPWALFRMLDGVQISPTSQPEKFAVTFGIDGRKARFEVITSSVQNPFRLHELEQFHCPERL
- a CDS encoding DotU family type VI secretion system protein, whose translation is MSQDDPFSSLDADKTVIMPSPGGRTVSPGQSTNIWQTPGSTGTAREIDEITTAAGLNPLIAAANSLLNIVPQLRTTLQHADPSGLRNYIAQNIKAFEIRAKAAGLAPEKVIAARYALCTLLDETAASTPWGSGVWAEQSLLVMFHSEAWGGEKFFQLLSKLAENPKANRDLLEFMYICLALGFEGRYRVIENGKAHLDALRERLAQLLSKERGEYERDLSPHWHATLIKRAKILALLPVWVLAAVCGLIMLTTYLWFSFQLNNASDPIFTQIQSIRVKYPVPEPVPLPAAEPRLAEFLATEIQEGLVAVRDEEGRSVVTLRGDGLFAPGSATISEHFLPILARIASALNAVPGQVRVTGHTDNQPIRSLRFPSNWHLSQDRARSVMHFLIEKGTLASRLTAEGRADAEPVVSNNTPADRARNRRVEITLYVPRTGKRQQPLQE
- the tssK gene encoding type VI secretion system baseplate subunit TssK, which produces MMSWNNKVVWSEGLFLQPQHFQQHDRYVERLVEGRAAPLLGYSWGFSGLELNLAAAALGKVQLTAARGIFPDGTPFDFPSEDVPPLPLDIDVDTRNEFIVLALPMRRAGMDETDTAALQDNSLARFSVEEREVADSNADSQNSAFLQVGQLRLRVMRERDVTAAYTTLNVAQITERRADNQLVLQKEFIPPMLHVGSDLMLAGYVSELHGLLHQRGETLASRVAQPGRGGVAEVADFLMLQTINRYEPLFANFSTHRLLHPERLFSACLGLAGELATFTHGSRRPPAYPEYQHDALVHCFMPLITDLRRSLSMVLEQNAISIELQDRRYGIRVAVIPDQELLKTAHFVLAVHAQLPAEALRTRFPAQVKIGSVERIRDLVNLALPGIPLNSLPVAPRQIPFHAGFSYFELERGGEMWKQLERSGGLAMHVAGEFPGLELEFWAIRE
- the tssJ gene encoding type VI secretion system lipoprotein TssJ — translated: MKPLLHFAQITSVIALLFLAGCASTPKPVIIKVSLHAKPSVNPDSHGRASPVVVKLYELKSVAAFNAADFFSVFDSEQKILGSELLNTEVFQLRPGEKLELDRPLHPDARHVAAVAAFRDLEHAQWRASLAIPAKQKISRIVIQLDGNRILVGAEGECSFLCGLSLQKPQPLGNLHEIQKP
- a CDS encoding Stp1/IreP family PP2C-type Ser/Thr phosphatase, coding for MVKLLSAGATDLGLRRGNNEDAYLAMPELGFFAIADGMGGEAAGEIASRYFIETALAAFRSQVPSSEETNYALVQKVFSCSNKRIFEHAEQNPNDYGMGCTGDLLAFYRDKYVIGHVGDSRVYLLRDGNLRQLTKDHSLVQLQVERGMLTPEEARNHPRKNILLRALGTDLAVSFDMLEGSGLNGDIFLLCSDGLTDMVDDAAIQNTLVSTETIQQKVMSLIRTALSAGGRDNITVILCEVRMNGDGGIPQ
- the flhD gene encoding flagellar transcriptional regulator FlhD; protein product: MQANELTMEIKELNLTYLMLAQQMVRADKDMAIFRLGISKDIAEILGVLTPGQILKLSNSNMMLCRIRFDDSLVLGMLANYGKEKTMVQSHAAILLAGQPVEEIS
- the flhC gene encoding flagellar transcriptional regulator FlhC; the protein is MAKKSVVSEAKEIQAAIEMIDLGARLQLLESETSLSRERLIKLYKELKGVSPPKGMLPFSADWFLTWQPNIHSSVFADIYRYLLTHADCRGIAAIIKSYKLYLEHCQMSEMEPALSLTRAWTLVRFFEGRILQTASCTQCGGHFVVYTHDLYSRYVCGLCHTPSRAGKTNKSRAAALASITATTASMAPAAS
- the motA gene encoding flagellar motor stator protein MotA; protein product: MLVIVGCLIVLGSVFGGFALAGGHLAALYQPLELLMIGGAAVGAFVLGNTGKALKATFKALPKVAQGSRHTKDLYMDLMALLYDLLAKVRKEGLMSIESDIENPAESPIFAHYPNVLADHEAIEFMTDYLRLMVGGNLNAFEIENLMDNEIEIHHQEGEVPVHCIAKLGDSMPAFGIVAAVMGVIHTMASVGLPPSELGILVAQALVGTFLGILLGYGFVGPCAAVLEQKLEESTKMLQCIRMTLLASINGYAPALAVEFGRKALYSTERPNFIELEERVRQAKNK